The region CATGTTGTATGTTTCTcaccataatttaaaaacaacagagaaaggCCAGTATCTAGTGCTGGGAGACCAGGGAGGTGGCGGGCACGGAGGCAGATCCTTTAGGTGGGGGGTGGTGGCAGGGCCATGTTGGCTGTCCTGGGAGGTTAGCACCATTGAAAGTAGATTAGCCCCTATGTTTATCAGTGAGAGACTGGAGTTTATCTGTGCTGATGGGAAAAGGAAGAGTCTCCTCCAGTGGTGTGGGGACCTCCTGGCTACtctgtttcttctttcctgaAACACTGGGTCTTGCCCCATGAGGAGCTTCACTGGGCTCACCCCAACCCTGTGCCCTCTACTCCTCCAGCTGCAGTCCAAATATGACCCTCAGAAGGAGGCGGAGCTTCGAAGCTGGATTGAGGGACTCACTGGCCTCTCCATTGGCCCAGACTTCCAGAAGGGTCTGAAGGATGGGATCATATTGTGCACGTGAGTGCGTGGGTCTACTGTGCTCATCACCATGACAGCTATGCATGATGAAGTCATGCTGTGTGTGACTCCTGCttgctttttcttgatgagtgtCTGgtcttgctcttctttttcctgtGTTACTGCTTTGATCTCTAACAGGGAGCATTCTCTTAGGAGAGCCCTAAGGTTTCTGGAGGCCTTTCTTTGCTGCCCCTAATTCAGCTGTGGTTCAAACATTCCGTGGTTTTCACCTTAAAAATCTTCATGGAAATTCCCAGAATCACTGGATAGCTCAGTGATTCTGAATTGCATTCCCAGCACTGGTTGTTGTCATTCTTTGGCAACTTTGTTTCTTTGGTGGGTGGGGAGACTGGATTGTAATAGGGGAAACTTAGGCCCAGAGAGAGGGTGGCCAGGAAGCTGTGAATAAGTCTTGGGTCTCTGAGGTTCCCCTACACTAATGGAGATTCCCcttttccccccaccccatgtaTCCTCCTCAGACTCATGAATAAACTGCAGCCAGGCTCAATCCCTAAGATCAACCGCTCCATGCAGAACTGGCACCAGGTGAGGCACCAGGGGGAAGGAGATGGAACCATAATGGGGCTGGGGGACCCTATCTGACAGGTGGGGTGACCAAGGCCCCTCACCATCCTTCTCTTGCCTCCTCCCAGCTAGAAAACCTCTCCAACTTCATCAAGGCCATGGTGAGCTACGGCATGAATCCTGTCGACCTGTTCGAGGCTAACGACCTGTTTGAAAGTGGAAACTTGACTCAGGTGCAGGTGTCTCTTCTTGCCCTGGCTGGGaaggtgaggctcagagagggtcagcaacctgcccaaagtcacacagcaagccAGGCAGAGATTTTTCAGATGCTCTTCATTCGTTCTTTTACAAAGATTTCTGAGCACTCATGAGGCACCCAGCACTTTGGATTCAAGGGTGACCAAGACAGACACAGTCCACCCCTTTATGCATAGGCAATGaatgaatctatttttttttaattatttttaaaaaatttatgtgttAGAGCATTTTTAGGTTCGCAACAAAACAGAGTGGAAAATACGAAGACTTCCCATGGCCCCACTCCTGCACAGGCTCCCCCACTTCTCATGCAGTCAGTGACCCTCCACAGGCACCTTGCTACACCCAGAGTTCACATTAGCGTTTGCTCTTCAAATCATCGCTTTACAAATTATAAATTGCGAGAAGCCccttgaaagagaagaaagcatgATGCTGACATCTAGAGTCTAAAACTGAGACCAGGGCAGGCTGGAACAACATttcaggaggagggaacagcgAGCTTCTGCCATGGGGATGAAGCAGGGGGGTTGTGTCAGGTAAATTGTGTTTTGAACCTCCTGTGGCTGCTATGTGGGCAGCGAGGCTGGGAGACCAGTGAGGAGTAGGAGACAGGTGTGGGGGAGAGATGGTGGCCGGGGTTGGGTAGAAGGAGGTGATGGAAGGTAAAAGAGATGGGAGGTGAGGATGCCCCCCACAGTCCTTGGCCTGTGCAGCTGGAAGGGTGGGGATGCTGTTGCCTGGGAAGGGAAAGCCAGGGGTCAGGGAAAGCCATTGAGTCCACAGTGCTGGGTGGGTTGTACAAGGCCAGGTTGCAGCTGGAACACCGGGCCTCCTCTGGACTTGGATACCTGGGACCTGGTTGCCCCAACCATGATACTCCCTCCTCACTTTCTCCCCAGGCCAAGACAAAGGGGCTACAGAGTGGTGTGGACATTGGCGTCAAATACTCAGAGAAGCAGGAGCGAAACTTTGATGATGCCACCATGAAGGCGGGCCAGTGCGTCATTGGGCTCCAGGTGGGCACCTGGCTGCTCCAGCGTCGGGGCACATAGGTGGTGGGCTTCCGGTGGCTCCTCAATTTCCGGGCAGGGTCTGGAGGCTTTGTGGGGGCAACCTGACCTTTCCTGCCTCCCTGCAGATGGGCACCAACAAATGTGCCAGCCAGTCCGGCATGACAGCTTATGGTACCAGACGGCATCTGTACGACCCCAAAAACCATATCCTGCCCCCCATGGACCACTCGACCATCAGCCTCCAGATGGGCACAAACAAGTGTGCCAGCCAGGTGGGCTGCCCCAGTTCCCCCAGACTCCCTGCTCTGACTCTACCTCAGCTTGCTGTGTGTCCCCAAGGGAGTTACTACCCagctctgtgcctcggtttccctcAAAGTTGGATGCCCAGAGGCCCATTCAATATTTTTAGGTCCTGCAGTCATCACTTCTCCTGCTGTGTTGATGTATCAGTGTGATGATTTTGGAGCATTCAGATCTGTGTCAGCCCTGAGCCCCAGCCCAGGGAGCTTCCCGGCTGGCAGGGAATCTGGACCCAAATGTCAGATCAACTCAACACAGAGTCAGAAAAGAGAGGGTTCTGAGCAGGGCTAGGAAGGATCTGTACAAAAGGAATGCCCACTGTGAGTGCACACATGGAGGTGGGAAAAGGTGTGTGGGAAGTTCTCCTCGGGGGGTTCtgtttctcctcttccctccctgacacctcctctctctctccaggtGGGCATGACGGCTCCAGGGACCCGGCGGCACATTTACGACACAAAGCTGGGGACAGACAAATGTGATAATTCCTCTATGTCCCTGCAGATGGGCTACACACAAGGTGCCAACCAGAGTGGTCAGGTGTTTGGCCTGGGCCGGCAGATATACGACCCCAAGTACTGCCCTCAAGGCCCAGTGGCCGATGGGGGTCCAGCAGCTGCTGGAGATGGCCCAGGCCCAGGGGAGCCCTCAGAGTGCCCTCCCTACTACCAGGAGGAGGCAGGCTACTGAGACACCCATGCAGGCCATCTCCCCACATCATTGCCCCATCTGGGTTTTCGGgtctttctgtgttttttgtcttgtttttctacATGTCTGAATGCTGCCAGGTGAGACTCTGGGGGAAAGGGGTGAGGCCATATCCAGATGCATGTGGGGTTGGGGGTCCCCATCGGGGCAGCTCTAAGCATAGGTTTCCCAGTAGACTTTGGGCCAAGCTGTTAGGGGGAAGAAACCCAGGCAGGGAGGGGAACTGGCCCCTAGTGGTTTCCGGTTACGTCTTccctgcttctcttttttctgcCGATCAGTTTGTGGTTTCTGTACCCACAGAAGTTTCAGGCtgttttaatgaaatgaaaatactttttGTTCAGGGGAatggtggcggggggtgggggggatgctgAAAGAAGGTCAGGCCACAGTCTCAAAATATTTTAGGCCTCATGAATTTCCCTAGGACTCTCAAACCACCAATCCTGGGCCCTCCCAGGGGCCCAgtggggacactgaggcccaggCAGGACAGTGGAGTTCTGAGTGCTTGAGACAaagccagcccccaccccccacacttgTCCCCACTCCCTCATCAAGTACTGCACAGGGACCCCTACCCAGAGGCCCCCACAGGGACCAGCCCCTGCCCAGGAACCCGAGGACCaagaaataatgtgaaaataCCAACTGTGGACCAAAGTAAATAAAACCTCTTTTTGGAAATGAAGGTGTTGGAGCTGGTGTCCAAGACAACCTGGGGGTGGTGCCTGGCTTGGATTCCCTCTGGGACCTCCAGGGTGGGGCAAAGGACAAATCTCTTGAGTAGGTCCTCAGGACtgcagcttcatccagcctgcagGCCTTAGTGCATTTACTCCTCACAGAGGAGTTCCCTCCTGACAAACTCCTCTTCATCCTCAAAGCCCCAACAGCAACAACCCCTCCTTTCTGGAGCCCTTCCCACACTTCTCACCCTTCCCAGCACCTTCAGAGCTATGGATTCACACacttgtttcattttcatcatgaTCTTGTGAAATATATCCAATTTCCTGGAGGGGGAAACTTCTGGAGGTTTTCTTCGAAATCGGGGTGACCATTATGACCCCAGATTCTAATCTTAGAATGTTGAAGGCCACCTCCCCCTTCTGCCATAGCCTGGCCCACTGTAGGGATgtttgtagaatgaatgaatgaacaaatgatgaTTCTAGTCAAACTCCCGTTTTCTGGATGGACAAATAGAATCCCAGGGTACCAGGGCGAGTTTGGTTAGGACTGGGGCCCCCTCTGACGAAAGTGGGGAGAAAAAGATCTCCTGAGACCCGGAGCTGCGGTATTCCAGGCGGTTATGCAACGTGAGAAGACAGTCTGGCGATTTTGTGCCGAGGACAAGTTGATCCGGGCACCCCTCCTCCTCGCGATGATGCAGCAAGAGAAGAGCGATCCCTTTAAGAAACCCGGCTCGGCGCCACCCGCTGTGACACCGCCTCCCGCGTTAGCGCGCGCGGCTCCGGCTGGCCAGGTCTTTGAGTGGCGCGTATAGAAGCCAATGGGAGTGGATGGGGCGCGGGCACCAGAAACCAGGTACAATCCGCAGCTGGGGCGCCTCTCCGGCTGCAAGGGCTCCTCGTAAAGGAGCCGCTCTCCCCGGCGGCTGTGGAGGGTAGAGAAGGTGGAGAGAGCTGGGGGCTGGAATGGTGAGACGGTCCTGAGGAAGGTCCTGAGAAGATGCGGGGATGCGGATGGGTAGAAAGGAGGCAGATTCCGTGGGAATTAAAGGATGTGGCCCGAATCCAGACTCTCACTCATTTTCACTCACTGGCTGGGGAGTGTTGGAAGCTGCAGAATTGACCAATAATTCTCCAAGGGGAGGTTGGGCTGGCGACCGGGACTAGGAGTAGGCCTAAGttttggtaagattccctacccccatcaggcgCCAATCAacatgcgcccagtaagaaaaagggaacctattggaggaaagctgaaaagcccacaAACGCCCAAGTTGGAAAAAAGCCCGTGAAAGTTTgaaccaataaaattgctttgcaagcATGTAACCAGttcgcttaagccagctaccaactgcttatgctcaccctataaatttgtgtaacagcttgggctggGGGGTCTCtgaccccgcaccactgcgttggatgcggcaggagccctgactcgagtcagcaataaacttccctttttgcgagttgcattgtcttggaggctttctctcttcccgctcggggattcggaatCGGGCATAACAGGGCAAATAGACTCACCTACCTGCAGCCGCCCTCCCAGATGATACGCCGCTAAGCTCTCTCCCCCATTTTACcaatagagaaactgaggccgCTCCCCGCCCCCTGATCCCATTTATAAATGAGTCTTGAAGTGAGGGTCAGGGGTCCTGGGTCCATTCCCTGTCCTTCTGGTGACctcagtttttttgtgtgtacgATGATGAAGTAGGCCAGGCTGGACTCCAAGCAAGGGACATGATCAATAATAGCTGCTTCCAGAAGCGCCCCTGCTTCTTACTCATTTTCTGGATCTTGGGGTTCTGACGAACAGTACGTGAGGGGTGGGTAGACCTGAAGCCCCCTATCAGCTGGGTGACTCGCCTCTCTGGTGGCCTGGGATAGCCCTTTTTTCAGACAGCAGTATAAAATACTCCTAGCTATCATTATTGGAGGAGAGCGGAGGGAAAGGGAATCCTTGCCTGGGTTAAGGATGAGGCTGGGGGACGGGACCTGGAAGCTCCCCCAGGAGGGCTTAGGGTGGAGCCTGGTAATGAAAGAGTTAAGCCTAGGCTCCGCCCCCTGCAGGACAAATTCACCGCTGCTGCTTAGGAGGAAGCGACAGATCCCGAGCAACCAATCAGATGTGAGGCAGGTCTCCCATTGGCTTACTCCACCCCTCCGGAGATTAGAGCCCCTTTAATAAGCACCTTTTCTTGGCTCCAAGCAGAGCTTCCGAGAATGCTGAGCAATGAAATAGATGATGAAGTTCAGAGAGGGACAGGGAGTTGCCCGCAACCACACAGTACGTCCTCAGCTTGACCCCTCCGTTCTGTCTGCTGTCCAATTCCACCATGGCCTTCTGGACACAGCTGATGCTGCTGCTTTGGAAGAATTTCCTGTATCGCAAGAGGCAGCCGGTAATGTCCGGTCGGGTGGGCCGGGGATGGGGCGGCCCACGGCGCTCCATAGGCCGCCACTCCCCAAGCCTATTCTGCCCCCACAGATCCAACTCTTGGTGGAGTTGTTGTGGCcgctctttctcttcttcatcctGGTGGCCGTTCGCCATTCCCATCCCCCACTCGAGCGGCATGAATGTAAG is a window of Muntiacus reevesi chromosome 1, mMunRee1.1, whole genome shotgun sequence DNA encoding:
- the CNN2 gene encoding calponin-2, yielding MSSTQFNKGPSYGLSAEVKNRLQSKYDPQKEAELRSWIEGLTGLSIGPDFQKGLKDGIILCTLMNKLQPGSIPKINRSMQNWHQLENLSNFIKAMVSYGMNPVDLFEANDLFESGNLTQVQVSLLALAGKAKTKGLQSGVDIGVKYSEKQERNFDDATMKAGQCVIGLQMGTNKCASQSGMTAYGTRRHLYDPKNHILPPMDHSTISLQMGTNKCASQVGMTAPGTRRHIYDTKLGTDKCDNSSMSLQMGYTQGANQSGQVFGLGRQIYDPKYCPQGPVADGGPAAAGDGPGPGEPSECPPYYQEEAGY